From one Thalassospira lucentensis genomic stretch:
- the def gene encoding peptide deformylase: protein MALRDILIVPDPRLKQECEEVAEVNDEIRELLDDMLETMYAAPGIGLAAPQIGVMKRVVVMDVSDDKEKPQPLKLVNPEIIWESEDTSVYQEGCLSIPEQYADVERPAEVGLRYLDENGKEHEIEADGLLATCIQHELDHLDGILFTDYLSALKRNMILKKVQKLQKTKKSA, encoded by the coding sequence ATGGCCCTGCGCGACATTCTCATTGTTCCCGATCCCCGCCTCAAGCAGGAATGCGAAGAGGTGGCCGAGGTGAATGACGAAATCCGTGAATTGCTCGATGACATGCTTGAAACCATGTATGCGGCACCGGGTATCGGACTTGCCGCGCCCCAGATCGGCGTGATGAAGCGCGTGGTTGTCATGGACGTTTCCGATGACAAGGAAAAGCCCCAGCCGCTGAAACTCGTGAACCCGGAAATCATCTGGGAGTCCGAGGATACATCGGTTTATCAGGAAGGCTGCCTGTCGATCCCGGAACAATATGCCGATGTCGAACGCCCTGCCGAAGTTGGCCTGCGCTATCTGGATGAAAACGGTAAGGAACACGAAATCGAGGCCGACGGCCTTCTCGCAACCTGCATCCAGCATGAACTTGATCACCTTGATGGCATCCTGTTCACCGATTATCTGAGTGCGCTTAAGCGCAACATGATCCTGAAAAAAGTGCAGAAGCTGCAAAAGACGAAAAAATCTGCCTGA
- the fmt gene encoding methionyl-tRNA formyltransferase, with protein sequence MTKLRIAFMGTPDFALVALKQLVAAGHDVVCVYSQPPRPAGRGQKETPTPVHAWAQEQGIEVRTPVSLKSDDEKKAFADLDLDVAVVAAYGLILPKAILDAPKYGCLNIHASLLPRWRGAAPIQRAILAGDDKTGVTIMQMDVGLDTGDMLLVGDIPISSETYANTLHDDLAELGGKMIVEALEKLPGGGLSPIRQPEDGVTYAAKLEKSEAKLDFTDDAAALERKIRAFTPWPGAYFEFGKERIKVQAAIVTDQSGPAGTILDDHLTIACGSGALRPTRIQRPGKAVMDTDAVLRGYDKLAKGVVL encoded by the coding sequence ATGACCAAGCTGCGCATTGCCTTTATGGGAACCCCGGATTTCGCCCTTGTGGCGTTAAAGCAACTGGTCGCAGCCGGTCATGATGTTGTCTGCGTCTATTCCCAGCCACCCCGTCCTGCCGGTCGCGGGCAAAAGGAAACGCCGACCCCGGTTCATGCATGGGCGCAAGAACAGGGTATCGAGGTCCGCACACCTGTTTCCCTGAAATCCGATGACGAGAAAAAGGCCTTTGCCGACCTTGATCTCGATGTTGCGGTGGTCGCGGCCTATGGCCTGATTCTGCCAAAGGCTATTCTCGATGCGCCGAAATATGGCTGTCTGAACATTCATGCGTCCCTTTTGCCGCGCTGGCGCGGTGCGGCCCCGATCCAGCGGGCCATTCTGGCCGGTGATGATAAAACCGGTGTGACCATCATGCAGATGGATGTCGGGCTTGATACAGGCGATATGTTGTTGGTTGGTGATATCCCGATCTCGTCCGAAACCTATGCCAATACGCTGCATGACGATCTTGCCGAGCTGGGTGGCAAAATGATTGTCGAGGCGCTTGAAAAGCTTCCGGGTGGCGGACTGAGCCCAATCAGACAGCCCGAAGACGGCGTGACCTATGCCGCTAAGCTTGAGAAATCCGAGGCCAAGCTTGATTTCACCGATGATGCCGCGGCACTTGAACGCAAAATCCGTGCTTTCACACCATGGCCAGGTGCCTATTTCGAATTCGGCAAGGAACGTATCAAGGTGCAGGCTGCCATCGTTACCGATCAATCCGGTCCGGCAGGCACCATCCTTGACGATCATCTGACGATTGCATGCGGTAGCGGCGCCCTGCGCCCGACCCGTATTCAACGGCCGGGCAAGGCAGTTATGGATACCGATGCTGTTTTGCGCGGCTATGACAAGCTTGCCAAGGGTGTGGTTTTGTAG
- a CDS encoding GNAT family N-acetyltransferase, producing MEMVFDIRKATNRDGDQIATLIAEVFADYPGCIFDRAGEFPELDAIADDFSTDHGCIWVVEGHGRVLGCLGIKFDPAQKQAELHKVYLDRDTRGKGIAQRMLKTALDWLEQTHPDCTDLVLWTDTRFEAGHRFYEKCGFARTGETRTLDDLSASSEYCFKARPGDIRFRIG from the coding sequence ATGGAAATGGTATTCGACATTCGCAAAGCCACCAATCGGGATGGTGATCAGATCGCAACCCTGATTGCGGAGGTCTTTGCTGATTATCCCGGTTGCATCTTTGATCGTGCGGGCGAGTTTCCCGAACTTGATGCCATCGCTGATGATTTTAGTACTGATCACGGCTGTATCTGGGTGGTCGAGGGGCATGGACGTGTCCTGGGATGCCTTGGCATCAAATTCGATCCGGCACAAAAACAGGCCGAATTGCACAAGGTCTATCTGGATCGCGACACCCGTGGGAAGGGCATTGCCCAGCGCATGTTGAAAACCGCCCTTGATTGGCTGGAGCAAACCCATCCCGATTGCACCGATCTTGTCCTTTGGACCGACACACGGTTCGAAGCCGGGCATCGCTTTTATGAAAAATGCGGGTTCGCCCGAACCGGCGAAACCCGCACTCTTGATGATCTTAGCGCTTCGTCTGAATATTGCTTCAAAGCCCGTCCGGGCGATATCCGCTTTCGGATTGGCTAA
- a CDS encoding LysR family transcriptional regulator, whose product MDRAAEMEIFVHAVEEGSFSAAARTMRLSPSAVSKYISRLEDRLGARLLMRTTRQLSLTEEGRAFYERARTILNEIEEAEEVVTQLYAAPRGTLRINASVAFTKYQVVPLIPEFLARYPDVRIELTLDDKFTDLVNDGYDLAIRLSALEDSSLIARKYAVNRRMIVASPEYLEKNGIPRKPQELENHDCLHLSSRESFNDWHFDTPEGHVSFRAQGSFSANDGDALHEAVVAGLGMARLAEYLVHEDIRAGRLTPVLTEYVHDLAWISAVYPHKRHLSPKVRAFVDFLAEKFTPIPPWELGLRDARSVRKPEAVAETKAIAAPVTEQQS is encoded by the coding sequence ATGGATCGCGCCGCAGAAATGGAAATCTTTGTCCATGCCGTTGAAGAAGGCAGCTTTTCAGCTGCTGCACGGACCATGCGTCTGTCACCTTCGGCGGTTTCAAAATACATTTCGCGCCTTGAAGACAGACTTGGCGCGCGTCTTTTGATGCGCACCACCCGCCAGCTTAGCCTGACCGAAGAAGGCCGTGCCTTTTACGAGCGCGCACGCACGATCCTAAACGAGATCGAAGAAGCCGAAGAAGTCGTGACCCAGCTTTATGCGGCCCCGCGCGGAACGTTACGTATCAACGCATCGGTGGCCTTCACCAAGTATCAGGTCGTGCCGCTGATTCCGGAATTTCTGGCGCGTTATCCCGATGTAAGGATTGAATTGACGCTGGATGATAAATTCACCGATCTGGTCAATGATGGTTACGATCTGGCGATTCGCCTGTCCGCCCTTGAAGATTCATCCCTGATCGCACGCAAATATGCGGTCAACCGCCGCATGATCGTCGCATCGCCGGAATATCTGGAAAAGAACGGTATCCCTCGCAAGCCGCAGGAACTTGAAAACCACGACTGTCTGCATCTGTCATCGCGCGAAAGCTTTAACGACTGGCATTTCGACACGCCCGAAGGCCATGTTTCATTCCGTGCACAGGGCAGTTTTTCCGCCAATGACGGCGACGCATTGCACGAAGCGGTGGTCGCCGGACTTGGCATGGCGAGACTGGCAGAGTACCTCGTGCATGAAGATATCCGGGCAGGTCGCCTGACGCCGGTTCTGACGGAATATGTTCACGATCTGGCATGGATTTCGGCGGTGTATCCGCACAAACGCCACCTGTCACCAAAGGTCCGTGCCTTTGTGGACTTCCTGGCCGAAAAATTCACCCCCATCCCGCCATGGGAGCTTGGCCTGCGCGATGCGCGTTCGGTCCGCAAACCCGAAGCCGTTGCCGAAACCAAGGCCATTGCAGCCCCGGTAACCGAGCAGCAAAGCTAG
- a CDS encoding MFS transporter, giving the protein MQFLSLLRQAPRPLAFGALHSFGSSFGQTFLVALFVPFIGASLSINETEFANIYAGITIASALCLPFIGRLIDRIDMLRYSLATMVLLTIGCLVIASAQSVWMLIGALFILRLAGQGLMSHVSMTGIARYFDRSRGRALAIASFGFPLAEAIMPVTLLALIAGFGWRATYAGAGVFIVVILMPIAILLIRDNAKFREAPGKTEKDGKAASTDHSADQDASPASSHPRLFRSRYIWFCMPMLAAPPLVMTALFFHQGSISASKDIDLAWFAAGFTVFAITSVIGAFGSGPLIDSHTARKLFPYHLIPAIGAVSLLAITETPVMIPVYMGMLGVTTGFATTLRTAIIPELVPLSEIGAVRSTLTAVMVLASAIGPAIYGWMFAANIDIATTLWITIVAMAVVSMLSWMSERPGFYIPPGVARQTGE; this is encoded by the coding sequence ATGCAATTCCTTAGCCTTTTGCGTCAGGCACCCCGCCCGCTGGCCTTTGGCGCGCTTCACAGTTTCGGTTCGTCATTCGGTCAGACCTTTCTGGTAGCCCTTTTCGTTCCGTTCATTGGCGCCAGCCTTTCGATAAATGAAACCGAGTTTGCCAATATCTATGCCGGGATCACCATCGCAAGTGCGTTGTGCCTGCCTTTCATCGGGCGATTGATCGACCGCATTGATATGCTGCGCTATAGCCTGGCGACCATGGTGTTGCTGACCATCGGCTGCCTTGTGATTGCCTCGGCTCAATCGGTCTGGATGCTGATCGGGGCCCTGTTCATTCTGCGTCTGGCCGGGCAGGGATTAATGAGCCATGTCAGCATGACCGGCATTGCGCGCTATTTTGATCGCAGCCGGGGTCGTGCCCTCGCCATTGCAAGCTTCGGCTTTCCGTTGGCAGAGGCAATCATGCCGGTAACCCTGCTGGCACTTATCGCCGGATTTGGCTGGCGGGCGACCTATGCAGGGGCTGGTGTTTTTATCGTGGTGATCCTGATGCCGATTGCGATCCTGCTGATCCGTGATAATGCAAAATTCCGCGAGGCACCGGGCAAAACGGAAAAGGATGGCAAAGCCGCTAGTACTGATCACAGCGCCGATCAGGACGCATCCCCCGCAAGCAGCCATCCACGCCTGTTCCGGTCACGCTATATCTGGTTCTGCATGCCGATGCTTGCCGCCCCACCGCTGGTGATGACCGCCCTGTTTTTCCATCAGGGATCGATTTCAGCCAGCAAAGATATCGACCTTGCCTGGTTTGCCGCCGGTTTTACGGTTTTTGCCATTACATCGGTGATCGGGGCGTTTGGTAGCGGTCCGCTGATTGACAGCCATACTGCACGAAAGCTGTTCCCCTATCACCTGATCCCGGCCATCGGGGCGGTATCGTTGCTGGCGATCACTGAAACACCGGTCATGATCCCTGTTTATATGGGGATGCTGGGCGTCACCACCGGCTTTGCCACAACATTGCGCACGGCAATCATTCCGGAACTGGTGCCACTTAGTGAAATCGGCGCAGTCCGCAGCACATTGACCGCGGTCATGGTTCTGGCATCTGCGATTGGACCTGCGATCTATGGCTGGATGTTTGCCGCCAATATCGATATCGCGACGACGCTTTGGATCACCATCGTCGCAATGGCGGTTGTGTCAATGCTGTCCTGGATGTCGGAACGGCCCGGATTTTATATCCCGCCCGGCGTCGCACGCCAAACCGGCGAATGA